CGCGGACGGTCGTCCCCGAAGCGACGCGGTGCGCGGTTGTCGAAGTTGCCGCTTGCGCTACCCTCCGTGCTGCGACGCGGACGGTCGTCCTCGAAGCGACGCGGTGCTCGGTTGTCGAAGTTGCCGCGTGCGCTACCCTCGATGCTGCGACGCGGACGGTCGTTCTCGAAGCGACGCGGTGCGCGGTTGTCGAAGTTGCCGCGTGCGCTACCCTCGATGCTGCGACGCGGACGGTCGTCCTCGAAGCGACGCGGTGCTCGGTTGTCGAAGTTGCCGCGTGCGCCCCCCTCGGTGCTGCGACGTGCACGGGACTCGTCCTCGAAGCGGGCAGGGCGAGCCCCTGCCACACGCTCGCGCTGACCACGTGCCGGCGGGCGTTCCCCTGTCTGGCGCTTCTCGTAAGGGGTACCGCCGCCAACCGGCTTGCGGGATGCGCCGCCGCTGCCGCCGGGACGACGTACGCCTCCCGGCGTTGCTGCGTCCTCCACCGGACGCGGACGAGCCGGCTTGCCGGCTACCTTCTTTTTCACGCCGCTGGCATCGAGCATGGACGCGGGCACCGATTTGGTCGGACGACGCAACGCGCCGGACGAGCGCACGGGGGCGCGGGTCTTGTCGAGGGTGCGGGGATGTTTGGCGCTCAGTTTGGCGCGCGGGGTATCGCTCATGGTTCCAATGCTTCGAGTAATTCGGTCTCAACGGCAATTTGCAGACGGCTATCCTGCAAACGGCTGCCATCGAGCAGGAACGTATCTTCGACACGTTCGCCGAGGGTATTGATGCGGGCGGTTCGCACACTGACGCCATGACGCGCAAGCACGCGAGCGACCGCGTATAGCAGACCGGTGCGGTCGTTGGCCGACACCGACAGCAGGTAGTACTGGCCGCGCTCGTCGGGCCGTAAATCGACGCGCGGTGTGACCGGGAAACTGCGCGAGCGTCGTGGCAGGCGACCCTTGTTCGGCTCCGCCAGCGGTTCCGCTTTCGTTAGCAGCGACACCAGTTCACTTTCCACCAGATTGATGATGTCTCGATAGCTGGTGTCCAGCCCAGGGTCGGTCAGCAGGAAGCTGTCGAGAGCGAAACCATGGCTTGTCGTGTGCACCTTGGCGTCGAGAATCGACAAGCCCTTGCGCTCGAAATAGCCGCAAATGCGAGCGAATAAATCGACCTGATCGCGCACATAGACCAGCACTTGCAGGCCTTCGCCAATTGGAGACGGACGCGCTTTGACGATCGGTGATGCGCTGTCGACATGACGCCACAAATGTCGCGTCTGCCATGCGACGTCCGCCGGATCATTGCGCAGGAAATACGCGACATCCAACGTGTTCCAGAGCGCTTCCTGCGCACGTTCGGGCACCGTGTACAAACGCAGCAATCCGAGCGCTTCTTCCTTGCGCGTTTTCAGTTGCGAATGCGGATCGGGGTTCGCGCCGCCCAGCACTTGCAACGTCAGACGATAAAGATCTTCGAGCAGCTTTCCCTTCCAGGCATTCCAGACCTTCGGACTGGTGCCTCGAATGTCCGCGACCGTCAAAAGATACAAGGCCGTCAGACGCCGCTCGTTTTCCACCTTCTCCGCGAAGCGGCGGATGACTTCCGGGTCGGTCGTATCCTGTTTCTGCGCGACTGTGCTCATCGTCAGATGCTCACCCACGAGCCAGACGATCAGTTCGGTGTCTTCCTTGCTGATGCCGTGCCGGGTGCAGAAGGTACGCGCGTCGACCATGCCCAGCGTGGAGTGGTCGCCGCCGCGCCCCTTCGCAATGTCGTGAAAGAGCGCGGCAATCGTGAGCACCCACGGCCGGTCGAAGTTTGCGATCAGTTGGCTGCAAAACGGATATTCGTGCGTATGCTCCGCCACCGCGAAGCGGCGAATGTTTCGCACGACCATCAGAATGTGCTGATCAACGGTGTAGACGTGATACAGATCGTGCTGCATCTGACCGACCACTCGGCGGAAGTTGATCAGATAGCGACCCAGCACGCTGGTCTGATTCATCAGCCGCAAGGCGTGGGTGATGCCCTGCGGCTGCTGAAGAATTTCCAGGAATGTGCGTCGGTTCTCGGGATCGGAGCGCCACTGCGCGTTCATCGATTCACGCGCGTTATACAGCGCGCGCAGCGTTCGTGCCGAGAGGCCCTTCACACCGACGACCTGCTCATATAGCAGGAACGTCTCGAGGATTGCATTCGGATGACGCTCGTAAAGCCCGTCGTCCACGATCTCGATCATTCCCTGCTTTTCGACGAAGCGCTCGTTGATCACGCGGGTCACGCCACTGGTCTGAGGGAACAGCCGCGCCTCGACATTCAGCAACAGCACCGTGTTCAACTGAGTGACGGCTTTCGCCGCCCAGTAGTATCGGCGCATGAGTTGTTCGCTGGCGCGTTTCGTCGTCGTCGCCTCGAAGCCCAGGCTTTGGGCCAGCGCGGTCTGAAGATCGAACACGAGCACATCCTGACGGCGTCGCGCGAGCAAATGCAATCGCGCACGCAAACCTTTCAGGAACTGCTCATTGCGCCTCAGCTCCTTGAGCTCGCGGTCGGTCAACAGGTCGCGAGCAGACAACTCGGTCCAACTGTTGCCGAGACCTGCCGCCTTCGTCATCCACAAAATGACCTGAAGGTCGCGCAGCCCACCCGGACTTTCCTTGCAGTTTGGTTCAAGACTGTACGGCGTGTCCTGATACTTCGCGTGCCGCTGGCGAATCTCCAGCTGTTTGCTGCGGAAAAAAGCGAGTGGGTCGAGATCAGCCGAAAAGCGCTGCTGGAACTCGTCGAAAAGCGCCTGATTGCCCGCGAGAAGACGGGATTCGAGCAGACTCGTCTGTACCGTGATGTCGGCGTGCGCTTCCGATATGCACTCGTCGACGGTGCGGACCGACGAGCCGATCTCGACGCCAATGTCCCACAGGAAGCCGATAAAAGGCTCAACGTGCTGGATGAGCGCCTCGTCCTCGGCGTTGCGATGCAACAACAGGATGTCGACATCCGAATACGGGTACAACTCCCCGCGCCCGTATCCGCCGACCGCGACCAGGGCAAAGTCGTCCGGCATCCCGTACTCGGCCCACGCCTCCCGCATGGACCGGTCGACCGCGTGACACAAACCGTGCAGCAGCACATCGATCTTGCCGTGCGTGGAAAAGCGCTCGACGAGTTCGGCTTTGCGGTCCTTGAGGGCCTGACGTAGCGGAGACGGGGCGTGTGCACGTGCGTGCATGGCGGCTTCCAGAAGGTGGTGTAACGAATCAGGCCGCAATGGCCGGGAGCATGCCGGTAAAACGTCGACCGATGAAAGTCGATGAAAAACAAGCTAACGAAAACCGTCGACAAGGACTCGTCAGGTGCCGATGCAAGCTGCTGACACGGTCAAACGGTCGCCGATATTGCCCGCAACCGGATCCGGGCGCTCAGGTGCTTGCGGCGAACGACGTGACATACGACGAGCCCGGCGGCGGTGGCGGGGTCAGCGCCGAACGCGTGAGCACCTCATGGCCGGTCTCCGTCACCAGTACCGTGTGTTCCCATTGGGCCGAGAGACTGCGATCGCGTGTCTTGACGGTCCACTGGTCCGGCATCGTACGAATTTCGCGCTTGCCTGCATTGATCATCGG
This is a stretch of genomic DNA from Pandoraea faecigallinarum. It encodes these proteins:
- a CDS encoding [protein-PII] uridylyltransferase; protein product: MHARAHAPSPLRQALKDRKAELVERFSTHGKIDVLLHGLCHAVDRSMREAWAEYGMPDDFALVAVGGYGRGELYPYSDVDILLLHRNAEDEALIQHVEPFIGFLWDIGVEIGSSVRTVDECISEAHADITVQTSLLESRLLAGNQALFDEFQQRFSADLDPLAFFRSKQLEIRQRHAKYQDTPYSLEPNCKESPGGLRDLQVILWMTKAAGLGNSWTELSARDLLTDRELKELRRNEQFLKGLRARLHLLARRRQDVLVFDLQTALAQSLGFEATTTKRASEQLMRRYYWAAKAVTQLNTVLLLNVEARLFPQTSGVTRVINERFVEKQGMIEIVDDGLYERHPNAILETFLLYEQVVGVKGLSARTLRALYNARESMNAQWRSDPENRRTFLEILQQPQGITHALRLMNQTSVLGRYLINFRRVVGQMQHDLYHVYTVDQHILMVVRNIRRFAVAEHTHEYPFCSQLIANFDRPWVLTIAALFHDIAKGRGGDHSTLGMVDARTFCTRHGISKEDTELIVWLVGEHLTMSTVAQKQDTTDPEVIRRFAEKVENERRLTALYLLTVADIRGTSPKVWNAWKGKLLEDLYRLTLQVLGGANPDPHSQLKTRKEEALGLLRLYTVPERAQEALWNTLDVAYFLRNDPADVAWQTRHLWRHVDSASPIVKARPSPIGEGLQVLVYVRDQVDLFARICGYFERKGLSILDAKVHTTSHGFALDSFLLTDPGLDTSYRDIINLVESELVSLLTKAEPLAEPNKGRLPRRSRSFPVTPRVDLRPDERGQYYLLSVSANDRTGLLYAVARVLARHGVSVRTARINTLGERVEDTFLLDGSRLQDSRLQIAVETELLEALEP